The following proteins are co-located in the Pomacea canaliculata isolate SZHN2017 linkage group LG10, ASM307304v1, whole genome shotgun sequence genome:
- the LOC112573092 gene encoding alpha-(1,6)-fucosyltransferase-like isoform X1: MLHEATMCLLTAYATHRTLVLTTNGWRFAPSTWDTFMMPLSTCTANDTKDMDPRNQTSSARVVRLSSLIRSWNNSPAKFRPLAIPADLAKRLKTFHGDPPTWWVGQLVSFLLRPQPHLQQTIQTQGEKMGFKRPIVGIQVRRTDKVNAEGRYYSLEEYMKHVEEYYDLRQQHEDIKNADCLWPPMTRRSSRNFRKSEFCVIPEVQHHQGGGQPRIVVRQIRYTRDGLSAVLVDLHFLSMCDFVVCTYTSNATTMIRRRKVCVVLTLINVVVIFLVIVTHSFNRSVVEIQSGLQWTTDGSPSLPNVVTIQINISELINRCLQEGEIFQNNNLSFIQQCVKRAPSAITLPRLEQLGTHTNPGENQTKALYPLSTERETARRRVESTAREVFYFITAKMDTLSHGNFSLNEFTKQFINNTRTELEDYKRSLSNDLHQLSHVDEDDEWRVSESKQLGDLVQRRLLVLQNPQNCSKAKIVVCNLGRPYGFGSMLHEATMCLLTAYATHRTLVLTTNGWRFTPSTWDTFMMPLSTCTTNDTRDMDPKNQTASARVVQLKSLIGEWNSSPAKFRPRAIPADLAKRLKAFHGDPPAWWVGQLVSFLLRPQPHLQQTIQTQGVKMGFQRPIVGIQVRRTDKVNDEAVYHSLEEYMKHVEEYYDLRQQHEDIKERRLFVATDDPSVFPELQKKYPGYNISGVEGSADSASVKSRYTRDGLSAVLVDLHFLSMCDFVVCTYTSNVCRAVYELMQTRHGDASNKVYSLDSSVYFLTDGDIHYKRAVVNHQATSNEEISLQVGDLVQVQTYVFRSNDRQFVGNLRNGSSVGINTRTGKRGLFPSYKVVDEIVEENMGLDKHSV, encoded by the exons ATGTTGCACGAGGCGACGATGTGTCTGTTGACGGCCTACGCCACACACCGGACACTTGTTCTCACAACCAACGGCTGGAGATTCGCTCCGAGCACCTGGGACACCTTCATGATGCCGCTGTCTACCTGTACAGCTAATGACACAAAGGACA TGGATCCCAGAAATCAGACCTCATCAGCTCGTGTCGTTCGGCTGAGTAGTCTGATAAGAAGCTGGAACAATTCCCCAGCCAAGTTTCGACCTCTCGCCATCCCAGCAGACCTGGCCAAGAGGTTAAAGACCTTCCACGGTGACCCCCCGACCTGGTGGGTCGGTCAGCTGGTCAGCTTCCTCCTGCGTCCTCAGCCTCACTTGCAGCAGACCATCCAGACACAAGGCGAGAAAATGGGATTTAAACGTCCTATTGTGGG CATCCAGGTGAGGCGGACAGACAAGGTGAACGCTGAGGGTAGGTACTACAGTCTGGAGGAGTACATGAAGCACGTGGAGGAGTATTACGACCTGAGACAACAGCACGAGGACATCAAGAACGCCGACTGTTTGTGGCCACCGATGACCCGTCGGTCTTCTCGGAACTTCAGAAAAAGTGAGTTTTGTGTG ATACCCGAGGTACAACATCACCAGGGTGGAGGGCAACCCAGAATTGTCGTCCGTCAAATCCGCTACACGAGAGATGGACTGAGTGCAGTACTAGTGGACCTGCACTTCCTGTCCATGTGTGACTTTGTCGTCTGCACCTACACTTCCAAT GCCACAACGATGATAAGGAGGCGGAAAGTCTGTGTGGTGTTGACACTTATCAACGTGGTTGTCATCTTCCTGGTCATCGTCACTCACAGCTTCAACAGGTCCGTGGTGGAAATACAGTCCGGGCTCCAATGGACAACAGATGGAAGTCCGTCTTTACCCAATGTAGTGACCATCCAGATCAACATTTCTGAACTTATAAACAG GTGCCTTCAAGAAGGAGAgatatttcaaaacaacaatttaTCCTTCATACAGCAATGTGTCAAGAGAGCACCAAGTGCAATAACTCTGCCGAGGCTTGAGCAGCTGGGGACTCACACTAATCCag GTGAGAATCAAACCAAGGCCCTGTACCCTCTGAGTACGGAGCGAGAGACTGCGAGACGGAGAGTAGAATCAACGGCGAGAGAGGTCTTCTACTTCATCACTGCCAAGATGGACACACTCAGCCACGGAAACTTCTCCTTGAACGAGTTTACGAAGCAGTTTATAAACAACACGAGGACAGAACTTGAAGACTACAAaag GTCGTTGTCCAATGATCTTCACCAGCTGAGTCACGTGGACGAGGACGACGAGTGGCGGGTCAGTGAGTCCAAACAACTCGGGGACCTCGTGCAGCGCCGTCTGCTCGTTCTACAG AACCCACAGAACTGCAGCAAAGCGAAAATTGTCGTCTGCAACTTGGGGAGACCCTACGGCTTCGGCAGCATGTTGCACGAGGCGACGATGTGTCTGTTGACGGCCTACGCCACACACCGGACACTTGTTCTCACAACCAACGGCTGGAGATTCACCCCGAGCACCTGGGACACCTTCATGATGCCGCTGTCTACCTGTACAACTAATGACACTAGAGACA TGGACCCTAAGAATCAGACAGCTTCAGCTCGCGTCGTTCAACTGAAAAGTCTGATAGGAGAATGGAACAGTTCACCTGCCAAGTTTCGTCCTCGCGCCATCCCAGCAGACCTGGCCAAGAGGTTAAAGGCCTTCCACGGTGACCCCCCGGCCTGGTGGGTCGGTCAGCTGGTCAGCTTCCTCCTGCGTCCTCAGCCTCACTTGCAGCAGACCATCCAGACACAAGGCGTGAAAATGGGATTTCAACGTCCTATTGTGgg CATTCAAGTGAGGCGGACAGACAAGGTGAATGATGAAGCGGTGTACCACAGTCTGGAGGAGTACATGAAGCACGTGGAGGAGTATTACGACCTGAGACAGCAGCACGAGGACATCAAAGAACGCCGACTGTTTGTGGCCACCGATGACCCATCAGTGTTTCCGGAACTTcaaaaaaa GTACCCGGGGTATAACATCAGCGGTGTGGAGGGCAGTGCAGACTCAGCTTCTGTCAAATCCCGCTACACGAGAGATGGACTGAGTGCAGTACTAGTGGACCTGCACTTCCTGTCCATGTGTGACTTCGTCGTCTGCACCTACACTTCAAAT GTCTGTCGGGCCGTGTACGAACTGATGCAGACGAGACATGGCGACGCCTCCAACAAGGTGTATTCTCTGGACTCCTCGGTGTATTTTTTAACAGACGGCGACATCCACTACAAACGAGCCGTTGTCAACCACCAAGCGACATCCAATGAAGAAATCTCCCTTCAAGTTGGAGACCTCGTACAAGTTCAAACCTACGTTTTCCGTAGCAATGACCGACAATTCGTTGGTAACCTGAGGAACGGCTCCAGTGTCGGCATCAACACACGGACTGGAAAACGAGGTCTTTTCCCCTCCTACAAGGTGGTGGATGAAATTGTAGAAGAAAACATGGGGCTAGACAAGCATAGTGTATAA
- the LOC112573092 gene encoding alpha-(1,6)-fucosyltransferase-like isoform X4 produces MTQRTVSDGVTPQRSCRVDPRNQTSSARVVRLSSLIRSWNNSPAKFRPLAIPADLAKRLKTFHGDPPTWWVGQLVSFLLRPQPHLQQTIQTQGEKMGFKRPIVGIQVRRTDKVNAEGRYYSLEEYMKHVEEYYDLRQQHEDIKNADCLWPPMTRRSSRNFRKSEFCVIPEVQHHQGGGQPRIVVRQIRYTRDGLSAVLVDLHFLSMCDFVVCTYTSNATTMIRRRKVCVVLTLINVVVIFLVIVTHSFNRSVVEIQSGLQWTTDGSPSLPNVVTIQINISELINRCLQEGEIFQNNNLSFIQQCVKRAPSAITLPRLEQLGTHTNPGENQTKALYPLSTERETARRRVESTAREVFYFITAKMDTLSHGNFSLNEFTKQFINNTRTELEDYKRSLSNDLHQLSHVDEDDEWRVSESKQLGDLVQRRLLVLQNPQNCSKAKIVVCNLGRPYGFGSMLHEATMCLLTAYATHRTLVLTTNGWRFTPSTWDTFMMPLSTCTTNDTRDMDPKNQTASARVVQLKSLIGEWNSSPAKFRPRAIPADLAKRLKAFHGDPPAWWVGQLVSFLLRPQPHLQQTIQTQGVKMGFQRPIVGIQVRRTDKVNDEAVYHSLEEYMKHVEEYYDLRQQHEDIKERRLFVATDDPSVFPELQKKYPGYNISGVEGSADSASVKSRYTRDGLSAVLVDLHFLSMCDFVVCTYTSNVCRAVYELMQTRHGDASNKVYSLDSSVYFLTDGDIHYKRAVVNHQATSNEEISLQVGDLVQVQTYVFRSNDRQFVGNLRNGSSVGINTRTGKRGLFPSYKVVDEIVEENMGLDKHSV; encoded by the exons ATGACACAAAGGACAGTGAGTGACGGAGTGACCCCACAAAGGTCATGTAGAG TGGATCCCAGAAATCAGACCTCATCAGCTCGTGTCGTTCGGCTGAGTAGTCTGATAAGAAGCTGGAACAATTCCCCAGCCAAGTTTCGACCTCTCGCCATCCCAGCAGACCTGGCCAAGAGGTTAAAGACCTTCCACGGTGACCCCCCGACCTGGTGGGTCGGTCAGCTGGTCAGCTTCCTCCTGCGTCCTCAGCCTCACTTGCAGCAGACCATCCAGACACAAGGCGAGAAAATGGGATTTAAACGTCCTATTGTGGG CATCCAGGTGAGGCGGACAGACAAGGTGAACGCTGAGGGTAGGTACTACAGTCTGGAGGAGTACATGAAGCACGTGGAGGAGTATTACGACCTGAGACAACAGCACGAGGACATCAAGAACGCCGACTGTTTGTGGCCACCGATGACCCGTCGGTCTTCTCGGAACTTCAGAAAAAGTGAGTTTTGTGTG ATACCCGAGGTACAACATCACCAGGGTGGAGGGCAACCCAGAATTGTCGTCCGTCAAATCCGCTACACGAGAGATGGACTGAGTGCAGTACTAGTGGACCTGCACTTCCTGTCCATGTGTGACTTTGTCGTCTGCACCTACACTTCCAAT GCCACAACGATGATAAGGAGGCGGAAAGTCTGTGTGGTGTTGACACTTATCAACGTGGTTGTCATCTTCCTGGTCATCGTCACTCACAGCTTCAACAGGTCCGTGGTGGAAATACAGTCCGGGCTCCAATGGACAACAGATGGAAGTCCGTCTTTACCCAATGTAGTGACCATCCAGATCAACATTTCTGAACTTATAAACAG GTGCCTTCAAGAAGGAGAgatatttcaaaacaacaatttaTCCTTCATACAGCAATGTGTCAAGAGAGCACCAAGTGCAATAACTCTGCCGAGGCTTGAGCAGCTGGGGACTCACACTAATCCag GTGAGAATCAAACCAAGGCCCTGTACCCTCTGAGTACGGAGCGAGAGACTGCGAGACGGAGAGTAGAATCAACGGCGAGAGAGGTCTTCTACTTCATCACTGCCAAGATGGACACACTCAGCCACGGAAACTTCTCCTTGAACGAGTTTACGAAGCAGTTTATAAACAACACGAGGACAGAACTTGAAGACTACAAaag GTCGTTGTCCAATGATCTTCACCAGCTGAGTCACGTGGACGAGGACGACGAGTGGCGGGTCAGTGAGTCCAAACAACTCGGGGACCTCGTGCAGCGCCGTCTGCTCGTTCTACAG AACCCACAGAACTGCAGCAAAGCGAAAATTGTCGTCTGCAACTTGGGGAGACCCTACGGCTTCGGCAGCATGTTGCACGAGGCGACGATGTGTCTGTTGACGGCCTACGCCACACACCGGACACTTGTTCTCACAACCAACGGCTGGAGATTCACCCCGAGCACCTGGGACACCTTCATGATGCCGCTGTCTACCTGTACAACTAATGACACTAGAGACA TGGACCCTAAGAATCAGACAGCTTCAGCTCGCGTCGTTCAACTGAAAAGTCTGATAGGAGAATGGAACAGTTCACCTGCCAAGTTTCGTCCTCGCGCCATCCCAGCAGACCTGGCCAAGAGGTTAAAGGCCTTCCACGGTGACCCCCCGGCCTGGTGGGTCGGTCAGCTGGTCAGCTTCCTCCTGCGTCCTCAGCCTCACTTGCAGCAGACCATCCAGACACAAGGCGTGAAAATGGGATTTCAACGTCCTATTGTGgg CATTCAAGTGAGGCGGACAGACAAGGTGAATGATGAAGCGGTGTACCACAGTCTGGAGGAGTACATGAAGCACGTGGAGGAGTATTACGACCTGAGACAGCAGCACGAGGACATCAAAGAACGCCGACTGTTTGTGGCCACCGATGACCCATCAGTGTTTCCGGAACTTcaaaaaaa GTACCCGGGGTATAACATCAGCGGTGTGGAGGGCAGTGCAGACTCAGCTTCTGTCAAATCCCGCTACACGAGAGATGGACTGAGTGCAGTACTAGTGGACCTGCACTTCCTGTCCATGTGTGACTTCGTCGTCTGCACCTACACTTCAAAT GTCTGTCGGGCCGTGTACGAACTGATGCAGACGAGACATGGCGACGCCTCCAACAAGGTGTATTCTCTGGACTCCTCGGTGTATTTTTTAACAGACGGCGACATCCACTACAAACGAGCCGTTGTCAACCACCAAGCGACATCCAATGAAGAAATCTCCCTTCAAGTTGGAGACCTCGTACAAGTTCAAACCTACGTTTTCCGTAGCAATGACCGACAATTCGTTGGTAACCTGAGGAACGGCTCCAGTGTCGGCATCAACACACGGACTGGAAAACGAGGTCTTTTCCCCTCCTACAAGGTGGTGGATGAAATTGTAGAAGAAAACATGGGGCTAGACAAGCATAGTGTATAA
- the LOC112573094 gene encoding alpha-(1,6)-fucosyltransferase-like isoform X2, which produces MPLSTCTTNDTRDMDPKNQTASDRVVELKTLIGEWNHSPAKFRPRAIPADLAKRLKTFHGDPPAWWVGQLVSFLLHPQPHFQQTIETQGDKMKFKRPIVGIQIRRTDKINNEAVYHSLEEYMKHVEEYYDLRQQHEDIKERRVFVATDDPSVTTEFPKKYPHYNISWVEGSANTASMKSRFSKDGLSTVIVDLHFLSMCDFVVCTYSSNICRAVYELIQTRHGDASMKVYSLDSSVYYLTYYDIHYLRAVYNHEARFVGELSIQVGDFIDIESYLFYDKSRVLAGNLRNGSTFGINRRTGKRGLFPSYKAVDEIVEENMGAYD; this is translated from the exons ATGCCGCTGTCTACTTGTACAACTAATGACACCAGAGACA TGGACCCTAAGAATCAAACAGCTTCTGATCGCGTCGTTGAGCTGAAAACCTTGATAGGAGAGTGGAACCACTCACCGGCCAAGTTTCGTCCTCGCGCCATCCCAGCAGACCTGGCCAAGAGGTTAAAGACCTTCCACGGTGACCCCCCGGCCTGGTGGGTCGGTCAGCTGGTCAGCTTCCTCCTGCACCCTCAGCCTCACTTTCAGCAGACCATCGAGACACAAGGCGATAAAATGAAGTTTAAACGTCCTATAGTGGG AATTCAAATAAGACGGACAGACAAGATCAACAATGAAGCGGTGTACCACAGTCTGGAGGAGTACATGAAGCACGTGGAGGAGTATTACGACCTGCGACAGCAGCACGAGGACATCAAAGAACGCCGAGTGTTTGTGGCCACCGATGACCCGTCGGTCACCACAGAATTTCCGAAAAA GTACCCGCACTACAATATTAGCTGGGTGGAAGGCAGCGCAAACACAGCATCCATGAAATCCCGCTTTAGCAAAGATGGACTGAGCACAGTAATCGTGGACCTGCACTTCCTGTCCATGTGTGACTTTGTCGTCTGCACCTACTCTTCCAAT ATCTGTCGGGCGGTGTACGAGCTGATACAGACCAGACATGGCGACGCCTCCATGAAGGTGTATTCTCTGGACTCCTCAGTCTATTATCTCACATACTACGACATCCACTACCTGCGAGCTGTTTACAACCACGAAGCCAGGTTCGTCGGAGAACTCTCTATTCAAGTTGGAGATTTCATCGACATTGAGTCTTATCTTTTCTACGATAAGTCTCGAGTGTTAGCCGGTAACTTGAGAAACGGCTCCACATTTGGCATTAACAGACGGACTGGTAAACGAGGTCTGTTCCCCTCCTACAAGGCGGTGGATGAAATCGTAGAGGAAAACATGGGGGCATACGATTAG
- the LOC112573094 gene encoding alpha-(1,6)-fucosyltransferase-like isoform X1, translating to MIVKIQSAEPTGLQQSETCRLQLGKTLRLRQHVARGDDVSVDGWGFAPSTWDTFLMPLSTCTTNDTRDMDPKNQTASDRVVELKTLIGEWNHSPAKFRPRAIPADLAKRLKTFHGDPPAWWVGQLVSFLLHPQPHFQQTIETQGDKMKFKRPIVGIQIRRTDKINNEAVYHSLEEYMKHVEEYYDLRQQHEDIKERRVFVATDDPSVTTEFPKKYPHYNISWVEGSANTASMKSRFSKDGLSTVIVDLHFLSMCDFVVCTYSSNICRAVYELIQTRHGDASMKVYSLDSSVYYLTYYDIHYLRAVYNHEARFVGELSIQVGDFIDIESYLFYDKSRVLAGNLRNGSTFGINRRTGKRGLFPSYKAVDEIVEENMGAYD from the exons ATGATAGTAAAAATACAATCTGCAGAACCCACAGGACTGCAGCAAAGCGAAACTTGTCGTCTGCAACTTGGGAAGACCCTACGGCTTCGGCAGCATGTTGCACGAGGCGACGATGTGTCTGTTGACGGCTGGGGATTCGCCCCGAGCACCTGGGACACCTTCCTGATGCCGCTGTCTACTTGTACAACTAATGACACCAGAGACA TGGACCCTAAGAATCAAACAGCTTCTGATCGCGTCGTTGAGCTGAAAACCTTGATAGGAGAGTGGAACCACTCACCGGCCAAGTTTCGTCCTCGCGCCATCCCAGCAGACCTGGCCAAGAGGTTAAAGACCTTCCACGGTGACCCCCCGGCCTGGTGGGTCGGTCAGCTGGTCAGCTTCCTCCTGCACCCTCAGCCTCACTTTCAGCAGACCATCGAGACACAAGGCGATAAAATGAAGTTTAAACGTCCTATAGTGGG AATTCAAATAAGACGGACAGACAAGATCAACAATGAAGCGGTGTACCACAGTCTGGAGGAGTACATGAAGCACGTGGAGGAGTATTACGACCTGCGACAGCAGCACGAGGACATCAAAGAACGCCGAGTGTTTGTGGCCACCGATGACCCGTCGGTCACCACAGAATTTCCGAAAAA GTACCCGCACTACAATATTAGCTGGGTGGAAGGCAGCGCAAACACAGCATCCATGAAATCCCGCTTTAGCAAAGATGGACTGAGCACAGTAATCGTGGACCTGCACTTCCTGTCCATGTGTGACTTTGTCGTCTGCACCTACTCTTCCAAT ATCTGTCGGGCGGTGTACGAGCTGATACAGACCAGACATGGCGACGCCTCCATGAAGGTGTATTCTCTGGACTCCTCAGTCTATTATCTCACATACTACGACATCCACTACCTGCGAGCTGTTTACAACCACGAAGCCAGGTTCGTCGGAGAACTCTCTATTCAAGTTGGAGATTTCATCGACATTGAGTCTTATCTTTTCTACGATAAGTCTCGAGTGTTAGCCGGTAACTTGAGAAACGGCTCCACATTTGGCATTAACAGACGGACTGGTAAACGAGGTCTGTTCCCCTCCTACAAGGCGGTGGATGAAATCGTAGAGGAAAACATGGGGGCATACGATTAG